A stretch of Fibrobacter sp. UWEL DNA encodes these proteins:
- a CDS encoding glycosyl hydrolase family 5, which produces MKYPFAKSFAAISALAVAGLVACGDDNPSNPGQGSTFNPESSSAVVHLDPNSSSSVPGQVVPGVSSSSGSVVPGSSAAVPASSGSLTTASSDSQPGETPASSAAQEVPKDENGFPTLESYGAPAAAYTMDISATAKRGWNTRYWDACKPHCSWLRESENDVTRADNSSNETYAAELMTARNCNIHDVEVPTFTLGNVSKAWMGYEGTRSACGDEKEAGVFTCTDMAPIAVNDTLAYAYVAGTADSKCGKCYHLQYDGHFKDEFENNPPKATHKALKGKHLVVMASNIGMDVAGGNPNLPAGQFDLMVPGGGVGAFDALSTQVNGQNVNWGAGFGGFLTECQKNTNCGTEGTLDCYQTCVKNMCDAAFGNAGLPNLLRGCHWFADWYMAADNPTYYIEEVECPQYLIDHYMTRINTTIETNIKKQTDWSTFKEGDVLDTLHCWKAGEAPVEPGGWQNPSAGCDVE; this is translated from the coding sequence ATGAAGTATCCTTTTGCAAAAAGCTTTGCTGCCATCAGTGCATTGGCTGTTGCAGGTCTTGTGGCCTGCGGCGACGACAATCCCTCTAATCCGGGGCAGGGAAGTACCTTCAATCCGGAAAGTAGCTCCGCTGTTGTTCACCTGGATCCCAACTCTTCTAGTTCTGTTCCCGGTCAGGTTGTTCCTGGCGTAAGCAGTTCCTCGGGAAGTGTAGTCCCGGGTTCCAGTGCCGCCGTTCCCGCTTCTAGCGGTTCTTTGACGACTGCCTCCAGCGATTCCCAGCCAGGTGAAACTCCTGCAAGTTCCGCTGCCCAGGAAGTTCCTAAGGACGAAAACGGTTTCCCCACCCTGGAATCTTATGGCGCTCCGGCTGCTGCGTACACTATGGACATTTCCGCTACTGCAAAGCGTGGCTGGAATACCCGCTATTGGGACGCCTGCAAGCCTCATTGTTCTTGGCTCAGGGAAAGTGAAAACGATGTTACTCGTGCGGATAATTCTTCCAATGAGACTTACGCTGCGGAACTCATGACTGCCCGTAACTGCAATATCCATGACGTGGAAGTTCCCACCTTCACGTTGGGTAACGTAAGTAAGGCCTGGATGGGTTACGAAGGTACCAGAAGTGCTTGCGGCGATGAAAAGGAAGCTGGCGTATTTACCTGTACCGACATGGCACCCATTGCGGTGAACGATACTCTCGCTTACGCCTACGTTGCGGGTACTGCTGACAGCAAGTGCGGTAAGTGTTACCACCTTCAGTATGATGGTCACTTCAAGGATGAGTTTGAAAATAACCCGCCCAAGGCAACCCATAAGGCTCTTAAGGGCAAGCACCTGGTGGTGATGGCCTCCAACATCGGTATGGACGTGGCAGGCGGTAATCCCAACCTTCCTGCAGGTCAGTTTGACTTGATGGTGCCGGGTGGTGGCGTGGGCGCCTTTGATGCTCTTTCCACTCAGGTGAATGGCCAGAACGTGAACTGGGGTGCAGGCTTTGGCGGCTTCCTCACGGAATGCCAGAAGAACACCAATTGCGGTACCGAAGGTACTCTAGATTGTTACCAGACCTGCGTCAAGAACATGTGTGATGCTGCATTCGGTAACGCTGGCTTACCCAACCTGCTTCGTGGTTGCCACTGGTTTGCCGACTGGTACATGGCTGCAGACAATCCCACCTACTACATCGAAGAAGTGGAATGCCCCCAGTACCTGATTGACCACTACATGACCCGAATCAATACCACTATCGAAACTAACATCAAGAAGCAAACTGACTGGTCTACTTTCAAGGAAGGCGATGTGCTGGATACCTTGCACTGCTGGAAGGCAGGTGAAGCTCCTGTAGAACCTGGTGGATGGCAAAATCCCAGCGCCGGTTGCGATGTTGAGTAG
- a CDS encoding SGNH/GDSL hydrolase family protein has protein sequence MKNFKVCGFVAGLGCVAVLAANAFAITANPNLSIGKNLYVDGAVNTNWQPGVYTDGHLDFNQIASASELALNVGEGPSKIFITWQTRGDEAWTSNQYVQVQASCAHNPQEGSNLQNFKILTSGNSTNGVDGDWETAAEVGESGAMSRGLAIDFAGKSWFKIVAESPVKNLEEIGVFDMSNGGNDTWFFMGTSISQMGMKQTTVDSNYAQLIHARYPNYFPAMLRGGIGCVTSSGVVEGLKYYAEYVGNVGYWAIEMGTNDAWGGNNYNVQIFKNNMQEIIDTAKARGITPIIARMMATNPEVAGWQIHEEFLTAIEELRVANDLPKGPDFYEYFSKHPEELIGGSDGVHPNEVGAASMNRLWAEAMAPLYEASGKDGIAPARNLHYALPQICVEGNSIAVSGVQESAQVTVLDLMGHTVENHNLPAGRYVVLVRGKGLSYSAKVTVK, from the coding sequence ATGAAAAATTTTAAAGTATGTGGTTTCGTTGCAGGTTTGGGCTGTGTTGCGGTTCTCGCCGCCAATGCCTTTGCTATTACTGCAAATCCTAACTTGAGCATCGGCAAGAATCTCTACGTAGATGGCGCCGTTAATACGAACTGGCAGCCGGGTGTCTATACTGATGGACATCTGGACTTTAACCAGATTGCCTCTGCTTCCGAGCTGGCCTTGAATGTGGGGGAGGGACCCTCCAAGATTTTCATTACCTGGCAGACCCGCGGTGACGAGGCCTGGACCAGCAACCAGTACGTGCAAGTACAAGCCTCCTGCGCCCACAATCCTCAAGAAGGTTCCAACCTCCAGAACTTTAAAATTCTGACCTCCGGCAACTCCACCAACGGCGTGGACGGTGATTGGGAAACCGCTGCGGAAGTGGGGGAGAGCGGCGCCATGAGCCGCGGCCTGGCCATTGATTTTGCAGGCAAGTCCTGGTTCAAGATTGTGGCGGAAAGCCCTGTCAAGAACCTGGAAGAAATCGGTGTGTTCGACATGAGTAATGGCGGCAACGATACCTGGTTTTTCATGGGTACAAGCATTAGCCAGATGGGCATGAAACAGACCACGGTGGACTCCAATTATGCCCAGCTGATCCACGCCCGCTATCCGAATTACTTTCCCGCCATGCTCCGTGGCGGCATTGGTTGCGTTACCAGCAGTGGCGTGGTGGAAGGCCTGAAGTATTATGCGGAATACGTCGGTAACGTAGGGTACTGGGCAATCGAGATGGGTACCAACGATGCCTGGGGCGGAAACAATTACAATGTGCAAATCTTCAAGAATAATATGCAGGAGATTATTGATACTGCGAAGGCCCGCGGTATTACGCCCATTATCGCCCGGATGATGGCCACCAATCCCGAGGTTGCGGGATGGCAAATCCACGAGGAATTTCTGACTGCAATCGAGGAACTGAGGGTCGCAAACGACCTGCCGAAAGGTCCCGACTTTTACGAATACTTCTCCAAGCATCCCGAGGAACTGATTGGCGGAAGCGATGGTGTGCATCCTAACGAAGTAGGTGCGGCCAGTATGAATCGCCTTTGGGCGGAAGCCATGGCCCCGCTATACGAAGCCAGCGGCAAGGATGGAATTGCTCCTGCGAGGAACCTACATTATGCCCTGCCACAAATCTGCGTGGAAGGAAACTCCATTGCGGTTTCCGGAGTTCAGGAATCCGCACAGGTAACGGTCCTGGACCTGATGGGTCACACCGTTGAAAACCATAACCTTCCTGCAGGTCGTTACGTCGTTCTCGTCCGCGGTAAGGGACTTTCCTATTCCGCGAAAGTGACCGTGAAGTAA
- a CDS encoding fibrobacter succinogenes major paralogous domain-containing protein, protein MVKFVLFLACALALASVATATIEVSSPLKDARNGMTYKVVKIGDLQWMAENLNYETRRDSWCLEDKQENCDKLGRLYSWESAMKACPAGWRLPSKIEFEYLVKLAGGVQDEDMNFLWIRGANALKSASGWERNGTDEFGFNAIPTGYFHGGFADFEDTNKAGFWSSSEHNYTTAFYMSFDASNKNAKIDNLDKINGYSIRCVR, encoded by the coding sequence ATGGTGAAGTTTGTGCTGTTTTTGGCATGCGCCCTGGCGCTTGCATCTGTTGCTACCGCTACTATAGAAGTATCTAGCCCCCTCAAGGATGCCCGTAATGGCATGACCTACAAGGTCGTGAAAATTGGTGACCTGCAGTGGATGGCTGAAAACCTCAATTACGAAACCAGAAGAGACAGCTGGTGCCTGGAAGACAAGCAGGAAAATTGCGACAAGCTGGGCCGCCTCTATTCCTGGGAATCCGCCATGAAGGCATGCCCCGCAGGCTGGCGCCTTCCTTCCAAGATCGAATTTGAATACCTGGTAAAACTTGCCGGCGGCGTCCAGGACGAAGACATGAACTTCCTGTGGATCCGCGGCGCCAACGCCCTGAAATCCGCTTCCGGCTGGGAACGTAACGGCACCGACGAATTCGGCTTTAACGCTATTCCCACTGGATATTTCCACGGCGGCTTCGCTGACTTCGAAGATACCAACAAGGCCGGCTTCTGGTCCTCCTCGGAACACAACTACACCACCGCCTTCTACATGTCCTTTGACGCTTCTAATAAGAACGCTAAGATTGACAATCTGGACAAGATCAACGGTTACTCCATCCGCTGCGTCCGCTAA